The genomic region CACCTCGTCCACGCGCCAGTGGCGGGTCATGCCGTCGGCGAGCGGTTCGTTGATCGTGTTCACGCGGCGTGCTCCTTGATGCCACGAGTGACGAGATCCGTGCTCACGTGAGCGGCGCCCAGGGCGTCAGCGAGTAGCTGGACGGCGAGTGCGGGTTTTGCGCGTGTACCGCAGGTGAACACGTCGACGAACACCGAGCCCACTTCGGGATAGGTGTGGATCGACGCGTGCGACTCCGACAGCAGGGCGAGCACGGTGACTCCTTGGGGATCGAACTTCTTGGAGATCACCTCCAGGACGGTTGCGTCGGCCTGCGTGAGAACCTCACCGAGGGCGTGCTTCAGGAACTGCTCGTCATCGAGCAGATCGGCACTCACACCCGAAAGCTCTGCAAGTACGTGCTGTCCCGCGAACAAACCGACGGTCTCCTCGGTCTGACAGGGCGCTTCGGACATCAATCACTCCAAACTATGTGAATTGCGACGACTCAGATGCAGTACGTGGCCAGCGGCGGGAAGCCGTTGAAGCACACGGACGAATAGGAGGAGGTGTAGGCGCCGGCGTGGAGGACGTCCACGTGGTCGCCCGCCCTCAGGTCGAGCGGCAGGTCGTAGCGGGTGTGCTGGTAGATCACGTCGTCCGCGTCGCACGTCGGGCCCGCCAGCACGATCGGACCCGTCGGAGAACCGTCGCGCGAGGTGCGCAGCCGGTAGGCGATCGCCTCGCCCTCGGTCTCGGCGAGACCCTGGTAGCGGCCGATGTCGAGGTACACCCACCTGCGTTCGTCCGAATAGGACTTGCGCGACACCAGCACGACGGACGAGCGGATCATCCCGGCCTCCGCGGAGATCGCGCGGCCCGGCTCGATCATCACCCGTGGTCGCACGGCACCGAAGTGTCGTGCGACCGAAGCCTCGATGGCAGAGGCGAAAGCCTCCAGCGTGGGCGTGTCTTCTTGATACACCGCGGGGAGGCCGCCACCCAAGTTCACCGTGGTGGTCTCGATGCCTTCCGCACGCAGTTTTGACGCGATCAGAGCGGCGTCGGCGATCCCGGCGTCCCAGCCGGCCACGGAGAGCTGTTGCGAGCCCGCGTGGAAAGCAACGCCCAAAGGAACGAGCCCCGACTGGTGCGCCAGCCGCAAGAGATCCGTCGCCATCTCCGGATCGCAACCGAACTTGTTGCCGAACGGGTACGTGGAGCCCTTGCCGTGGACGAGAATGCGCATCAGCACGGACGAACCGGGTGCGTGCTCGGCGACGAACCGCACGTCCTGTTCGCTGTCCGACACGAACAGTCGCACGCCGCGCGAGTACGCGTACGCGATGTCCGCGGCCTTCTTGATGGGGTTGCTGTAGGAGATCGACGACGGCTCGGCGCCGCGTGCCAGGCACAGGTCGATCTCCGCGGGGGAGGCGACGTCGAACCGCGCACCCTGCGAGACCAGGGTCGCGACGACGTCCGCCTCGGGGTTCGACTTGACGGCGTAGAAGATGTCGACGGACGGCATCGCGGCCTGGATCGCCTGGTAGCGCGCGCGAATCGTCTCGAGGTCGATCACCAGACACGGTGTCGACGGGTTCTCCTGGTCCAGGAAACGCCGAATACGAGCCTCTGCCTCGTTGCGCCGGTCAACGGCGAAGCTCTCGGTCATTTCCCCAGGGGTCCCCCTTCATCCGCCTCGCGTTCCGCACGCGGGCACGGCCGTCCACTCTACGGCCTCGACACCGCAAGTGCGCAATCCCGAACCGGTGAGTGTGACTTACCCGGCAGACCTCAGCTCGACCATCGTGATGTCCGGAGGCGCGCCCACGCGCACCGGCGGCCCCCAGAAACCCGCGCCACGACTGGTGTAGAGCCACGTGTTGTCCACCTTCGACAACCCCGCGGTGCTGGGTTGCTGCAGCGGCACGAACAAGTTGAACGGCACCATCTGGCCACCGTGTGTATGACCGGACAACTGGAGGTCGACGCCGTGTGAAGAGGCGTCGCTGACCTGCACGGGCTGGTGTGACAACAGGACGACGGGCTTGCTGCGGTCCCGTCCGTCCATCGCCCGGCCGAAGTCGGGGCCGTCGCCGTAGGACTTGCCGGTGACGTCGTTCACGCCGACGAGCTCGATCCCGCCGGCCACCGTCAACCCCTCGTTGCGCAACGGGTTCACGCCCAGCCGGTCGAGCTCCGCGATCCACTGCTCGTGGCCGGAGAAGTACTCGTGGTTGCCGGTCACGAAGAAGCTGCCGTGCCGCGACACCAGGTCCCGCAACGGCGCCGCCGCCTCACCCAGCTCGGCGACGGTGCCGTCGACCAGGTCGCCGACGATCGCGACCAGGTCGGCCTCCTGCTCGTTGATCATCCGCACGATCCGCTCGGTGTGCGAGCGCCCGAGCAGCGGGCCGAGGTGGATGTCGCTCACCACGGCGATCCGGAAACCGGACAGCGAGGGCTGGAGCTTGTCCAGCGTCACCGGGACGTTCAGCAGGTGCGGGTCGCCCAGCGCCTCGGTCATGCCGTAGCCGACCACGCCGCCCGCCGCGATGCCGGAACCGATCGCGACCGAGCGCGCGATGAACAGGCGGCGGCCGGGGTCCGGCACGACCTCGACCGGTTCGGCCGCCTCCGCGCCCGCGCCGACGGGCACGGGTGCGGCGCTGGCCTTGCGCAGCAGGATCCGGCGGGGGATCTCCGCTACGCCCAGCGCGATGGCCAGGTAGAACAGCACCGCGAGCCAGATGAAGCCCGGCCAGGCGAAGAACTTCCCGTACTCCGGCGGCACCCGGCGCGTGACGACCAGGGCGCTCATCAGCACCAGGAACGCACCGATGATGGCCAGCGTGCCGATGCGACGCCCGAGCGTGCGCGGTCGTGTCGTGTCCACGACCAGGCGGCGCCACAGGTACAGATGCCCCAGCCCGGTGGGGACGCCGAGGAGCAAAAGGAAAATCACGACATCAGTATGCGTTTCGCGAACTCCGTGCAACCCGCCAGGCTCCCGGTGGCGTGAGTAACCCGGTACCGCAGACAGGGGGAGACCTGATGAGTGACCGGGACGCCGCGTTCCAGGAGTACTTCGCGGCCCGTTCCGACGCCATGCGCGGCACGGCATACCTGCTGTGCGGCGACTGGCATCGCGCGGAAGACCTCGTGCAGACCGCCTTCACGAAGCTGTACCTGGCGTGGCGGCGGGTCGAGCGGCACGAGGCGCTGGACGCCTACACCAGGCAGGTCCTGGTGCGGACGTTCCTGTCCGAGCGGCGGCGCGGGTGGTTCCGGTTCGAGTCGGTGAGCGACGACCTCACCGACTCGGCTGCTCCGCCAGGGCTCTACCCGGAGGAACGGATGGTGTTGCTGGAGGCGCTGGCGAAGGTGCCTCCGAAGCAGCGTGCGTGCCTCGTCCTGCGGTACTGGGAGGACATGTCCGTCCAGCAGACGGCCGTCGTCCTCAAGTGTTCGGAAGGAACGGTAAAGAGCCAGGCCGCGCGGGGGCTGCAGACGCTGCGCGGCCTGCTCTCACAGCAGGAGAGGGTTCGATGAACGAACAGGACCTCAAGAGGGCGTTCCAGGACGTGGTGGTGACCAGCAGCCCCCCGCCGGCCATGGACCCGAACCGAGCGCTCGACGTCGCGCGCAAGGCCCGGTCCAAAAGGCGGTCTTCGCTGGTCGGCGCTGTGGTCGCGGTGCTCGTGGTGGGTGTCGGGCTGGGATCGGCGTTCGCGCTGAACCCGAAGGGCACCGGCGAGTACCTGGTCGGAGCCGGGCAGAGCAGCAGCTCCAAGCCGGGTGAACCGCTCACCGAGTGGGGTGACCGGTGGCCGGCCGGGCAGACCGACCGCACCGCTCGCCAGGGCCCGCAGGCCGCTCGCGGCGTGCAGCTGCTGGAGTCGATCAAGGCGTCCGCCCAGAGCCACGGCTATGAGACCCCGGCGCTGAAGTTCCAGAGCCAGGGCTACTCGAACGGCGACATGCAGTGGACCCAGGCGCAGATCGCGTCGGACAAGGGCGAGCAGCCCGAGCTCTGGGAGTACACGGCGTACGTGCCGGTCCGCAAGAACGGCAAGGTCGGCAAGCTGACGATCGAGGTGTCCACGCCCAACCCGGAGGACGCCTCCGAACCGTGTGCGCTGGCCAGGCAGTTCTGGGGCATGTCCAAGGCGACGTGCAAGGTGCGCGACGTCGACGGGTTGAAGGTCGGTGACGCGTCCAGCCAGGAGCAGGGCCGCGTCATGGACTGGATGTCGTTCAAGCACCCGAACGGCTGGGTCGTGAACGTCGCCCAGAGCGCGAGCTACGACGGCGGCGGCTACCCGCCGCTGGACGGCAACCCGTTCCTGGCGTCGGAGCTCGGCAAGATGGCCGTCGACCCGAAGTTCGTCCTCATCGGGGGCTGACACGTTGTTCAGGGAGCGGTCACGATCCGTGGCCGCTCCCTCTCGTACGTCCGATCGGGTGTTTCGGCAGGTAGAGTGCCGTCCGCAATGCGGACTCTGCTCATCGACAACTACGACTCGTTCACGTTCAACCTCTTCCAGCACCTCGCTGAGGTGAACGGTGTCGCACCCGTGGTCGTCCACAACGACGACCCGCGTTTTCGGCTTGCCTCGTTGCGCTCGTTCGACAACGTGGTGATCTCGCCCGGCCCCGGCCGGCCCGGCAACCCGGCGGACTTCGGCGTCTGCCGCGCGGTGGTCGAGCACGCCGAGATCCCGTTGCTGGGCGTGTGCCTCGGACATCAGGGGCTGTGCCTGTCCCACGGCGCGACGGTCGGTCCTGCGCCGGTGCCGCGCCACGGCATCGTTTCGCCGGTGACGCACACGGGCGTCGACGTGTTCGCGGGCCTGCCGTCGCCTTTCGACGTGGTCCGCTACCACTCGTTGGCGGTCACGGACCTGCCTCCCTCCCTGGAGGCCATCGCGTGGAGCGATGACGGCGTGCTGATGGGTGTGCGCGCTCTCGACCGTCCCGCGTGGGGTGTGCAGTTCCACCCCGAGTCGATCTGCACGGACCACGGGCGCGAGGTGCTGGCGAACTTCGCCGCCTTGACGCCCACGCGGTCCGCCGCGACGCCCGAACCGCTGGTGGTTCGTAAAGAGGCTCAGAAGCGTCCTGTGCACGTCCGGCGCCTTGAGCTGGCCGTCGACGCGGAAGAGGCGTTCGCGGCCCTCCACGGGGCGTCTGAGACGGCGTTCTGGCTGGACAGCGGTTCAGGGGGCCGGTTCTCGTTCCTGGGGGACGCCTCGGGGCCGCTGGCGCGCGTGGCCCGGTACTCCGTGCCCGGCCAGGAGCTGGTCGTCGACGGCGTGGCGCAGGACTGCCCGTCGTTCTTCGCCTGGCTGGACGACGACATCGCGCGGTGGGGCGTCGAGCAGCCCGACGTGCCGTTCGACTTCGCGCTGGGATGGGTCGGCTACCTCGGTTACGAGCTGAAATCGGAGTGCGGCGGCGACTTCGCCCATCGCGCGGAACAACCGGACGCGTCGTTCGTGTTCGCCGACCGGGCAGTGGTGATCGATCATCAGGACAACTCGGTCTATTTGCTCTCGTTGACCGATGACGACTGGTTCGAGCGAGTTTCGGTCGTTCTGGTCGCACTGCGGCCGCTACCGCCCGCTGTGCCGCCCGTTGTGTCGTCCGTGCAACTGCGCCACCGCCGCACGCACTACCTGAAGCTGATCAGCGCATGCCAGGAAGCGATCACCGCGGGCGAGACCTACGAGGTCTGCCTGACGAACATGATGTCCTGGCAGGCGGCGGTCGACCCGTGGGAGACTTATCGGCTCCTCCGCGCCGCAAATCCCGTTCCGTTCGGCGCGTTGCTGCGTTTCGGTGAACTGTCCGTGCTCAGCGCGTCACCCGAACGATTTATCCGGGTTGACCGGAACGGCGTCGTCGAGTCATCGCCGATCAAGGGCACCCGGCCCCGCGGGCGAGATGCCGCCGAAGACGAGATGTTGCGCACAACGTTGGCCCGATCGGTCAAGGACCGCGCCGAGAACCTGATGATCGTGGACCTCGTCCGCAACGATCTCGGCACCTGCGCGGAAGTCGGTTCCGTCGAGGTGACGCGGTTGTTCGACGTCGAGACGTACTCGACCGTCCACCAATTGGTGAGCACCGTGCGGGCGCGACTTCGACCGGACAGTTCTGCTGTCCGATGCGTTCGAGCGGCGTTTCCCGGCGGTTCGATGACCGGAGCCCCGAAGATCCGGACCATGCAGATCCTCGACGGCGTGGAAGCTGGTCCACGCGGGGTGTACTCGGGAGCGCTCGGTTACTTCTCGCTCAACGGCGCCGCCGACTTCAGCATCGTCATCCGAACGCTGGTCCGCAACGGCGACCAGGTCAGTTTCGGCGTCGGCGGAGCAGTCATCTCGCTGTCCGAGCCGGACGCGGAATTCGAGGAGACGGCGGTCAAGGCGACAGCGGTGTTGCGGCTGTTCGGAGCGGACTTTCCCGGTCGTTGATCCCCACCGTTCCGGGGCTGGTGTGAACGGACCGGACTGTGTTCGTGCCTAATGCTCTTTCCGGGTTAACACGTCGGCCGGCGGCCCGGCCGACGTGTGGAAACCTCGGGTGTTCCCGCAGCTCAGGACGCGTGCGCTTCCTGGAACTGCACGACCAGGTTCTGCGGAATGCGACCGCGGTCCGAGATCTGGTGTCCCTGCGCACGGGCCCAGTCCCGAATGCGCTGCGCCTCAGCCTTGTCGCTGGCCTTCACCGTGGACTTGCCGGTGCCCTTGCGCTGCTTGCGGCCACCCGCACGACGAGCCTTGGCGACGAAGTCCGCCAGCGACTCGCGAAGCCGCTCCGCATTTCCCTTCGACAGGTCGATGGCGTACTCGACACCGTCAAGTGCGAAGGTCACGGTCTCGTCGGCTTCTCCGCCGTCGAGGTCGTCGATGAGTTGGACGACGGTCTGCTGTGCCACTGTTCCTCCGTTGGGTACTCACACAACACGCGGATCCTCGACCAAACCACGTGCTCCGACAACACCATAGTCCACACGAGGAAAAACGGCGAACCTTTCGCCGCTAAAATGTGACCCAACCGCCCGGTCGGGGCATTTTGAGGTGGAAACCGCACGGGTGTTATGGGTCCAAAATGTGCTGCTAGTCGTCTCAGCACGGCGCCGTTGCTGGGCTTGCCGGACGCTTCCCCATTCCCGCTGACGGAGCAGCGTTGCACATAACGCACCCCCACCGGTGGAGGTATCCTGCACATACCCGCCAGGGGTAGGGAAGGTCAGGAGCGATGCACGGGTACACCGCGGACAAGGACGCATACCTCAAGCGACTGCGCCGCATCGAGGGACAGATCCGCGGCCTGCAGCGCATGGTCGAGAACGACGAATACTGCATCGACGTCCTGACCCAGATCGCCGCCGCCACGAAGGCGCTGCAGGCCGTCTCCTTGGGGTTGCTCGACGAGCACTTGAAGCATTGTGTGGCCCAGGCCGTCGCCGAAGGAGGCCCGGTCGCCGAGGAGAAGCTCGCCGAGGCCTCCGCCGCCATCAGCCGTTTGGTGAAGTCCTAGGGGGTCCCGCAAGAAACCGGCGGCCCTGATCCGCTAGAGTTCACCCCGCTACGCCCCCGTAGCCCAATCGGCAGAGGCAGCGGACTCAAAATCCGTCCAGTGTGCGTTCGAGTCGCACCGGGGGCACAGGCACCGGGCGGGGTCGGATCTGCGGAAATGCGGATCTGACCCCGCCTGTGGCGTCTTCTGACACGCTCGCGTTCATTGCGCGGCACCGCCCGCCCATCTGGCAGGGGCAATTGACCATGTCACGGTGAGGCGGTCGTGATGTCTGTGCGCGTGGAGGTGAACCACGCTGAGATCGACCGCGGCGACCCTCTTCGCCCCTGGGCACCTGCCTGCCGAGAGCTGATCTGCCCACAGCAGCAACGGAAGCGGGCACGGCGGCGGCACCGGCATCGTCGGTGTCATGACGAACGAGAAGATGTTCAGCCCCGGCCTGAGGGACCGGTTCTTCGCCCAGCGCGTGCTGATCCTCGACGGCGCGCTCGACGACGACAACGGCACGGTGCTCGCGACCCAGATGCTGTCGCTGGCGAGTGAGGACCCGCGGCAGGACATCGCACTGTGGATCCACTCGCCCGGCGGCTCCGTCCCGTCGATGCTCGCGATCCGCGACGTGATGCGGCTCGTGCCGTGCGACGTGGCGACCCTGGCGCTGGGCCTGGCGTGCAGCGCGGGCCAGTTCCTGCTCTCCGCCGGCACCAAGGGCAAGCGGTTCGCGTTGCCGCACGCCAGGATCCTGATGCACCAGGGTTCCGCGGGCATCGGCGGCTCCGCGGTCGAGGTCGAGGTGCAGGCCGGCGACCTGCGGCACACCAGGGACACCGTGCTGGGCCTGATCTCCGAGGACACCGGCCAGCCGTTCGACCGGATCTTCACCGACTCGCTGCACGACCGCTGGTTCACCACCGACCAGGCCCGCGAGTACGGCTTCATCGACCACGTGGTCAGCGACCTCGGCCAGGTCGTCCCCGTCCGCACCCACCAGC from Lentzea guizhouensis harbors:
- a CDS encoding metal-sensitive transcriptional regulator; this encodes MHGYTADKDAYLKRLRRIEGQIRGLQRMVENDEYCIDVLTQIAAATKALQAVSLGLLDEHLKHCVAQAVAEGGPVAEEKLAEASAAISRLVKS
- a CDS encoding histone-like nucleoid-structuring protein Lsr2 is translated as MAQQTVVQLIDDLDGGEADETVTFALDGVEYAIDLSKGNAERLRESLADFVAKARRAGGRKQRKGTGKSTVKASDKAEAQRIRDWARAQGHQISDRGRIPQNLVVQFQEAHAS
- a CDS encoding metallophosphoesterase produces the protein MIFLLLLGVPTGLGHLYLWRRLVVDTTRPRTLGRRIGTLAIIGAFLVLMSALVVTRRVPPEYGKFFAWPGFIWLAVLFYLAIALGVAEIPRRILLRKASAAPVPVGAGAEAAEPVEVVPDPGRRLFIARSVAIGSGIAAGGVVGYGMTEALGDPHLLNVPVTLDKLQPSLSGFRIAVVSDIHLGPLLGRSHTERIVRMINEQEADLVAIVGDLVDGTVAELGEAAAPLRDLVSRHGSFFVTGNHEYFSGHEQWIAELDRLGVNPLRNEGLTVAGGIELVGVNDVTGKSYGDGPDFGRAMDGRDRSKPVVLLSHQPVQVSDASSHGVDLQLSGHTHGGQMVPFNLFVPLQQPSTAGLSKVDNTWLYTSRGAGFWGPPVRVGAPPDITMVELRSAG
- a CDS encoding type III PLP-dependent enzyme; this encodes MTESFAVDRRNEAEARIRRFLDQENPSTPCLVIDLETIRARYQAIQAAMPSVDIFYAVKSNPEADVVATLVSQGARFDVASPAEIDLCLARGAEPSSISYSNPIKKAADIAYAYSRGVRLFVSDSEQDVRFVAEHAPGSSVLMRILVHGKGSTYPFGNKFGCDPEMATDLLRLAHQSGLVPLGVAFHAGSQQLSVAGWDAGIADAALIASKLRAEGIETTTVNLGGGLPAVYQEDTPTLEAFASAIEASVARHFGAVRPRVMIEPGRAISAEAGMIRSSVVLVSRKSYSDERRWVYLDIGRYQGLAETEGEAIAYRLRTSRDGSPTGPIVLAGPTCDADDVIYQHTRYDLPLDLRAGDHVDVLHAGAYTSSYSSVCFNGFPPLATYCI
- the pabB gene encoding aminodeoxychorismate synthase component I, with product MRTLLIDNYDSFTFNLFQHLAEVNGVAPVVVHNDDPRFRLASLRSFDNVVISPGPGRPGNPADFGVCRAVVEHAEIPLLGVCLGHQGLCLSHGATVGPAPVPRHGIVSPVTHTGVDVFAGLPSPFDVVRYHSLAVTDLPPSLEAIAWSDDGVLMGVRALDRPAWGVQFHPESICTDHGREVLANFAALTPTRSAATPEPLVVRKEAQKRPVHVRRLELAVDAEEAFAALHGASETAFWLDSGSGGRFSFLGDASGPLARVARYSVPGQELVVDGVAQDCPSFFAWLDDDIARWGVEQPDVPFDFALGWVGYLGYELKSECGGDFAHRAEQPDASFVFADRAVVIDHQDNSVYLLSLTDDDWFERVSVVLVALRPLPPAVPPVVSSVQLRHRRTHYLKLISACQEAITAGETYEVCLTNMMSWQAAVDPWETYRLLRAANPVPFGALLRFGELSVLSASPERFIRVDRNGVVESSPIKGTRPRGRDAAEDEMLRTTLARSVKDRAENLMIVDLVRNDLGTCAEVGSVEVTRLFDVETYSTVHQLVSTVRARLRPDSSAVRCVRAAFPGGSMTGAPKIRTMQILDGVEAGPRGVYSGALGYFSLNGAADFSIVIRTLVRNGDQVSFGVGGAVISLSEPDAEFEETAVKATAVLRLFGADFPGR
- a CDS encoding ClpP family protease, which gives rise to MTNEKMFSPGLRDRFFAQRVLILDGALDDDNGTVLATQMLSLASEDPRQDIALWIHSPGGSVPSMLAIRDVMRLVPCDVATLALGLACSAGQFLLSAGTKGKRFALPHARILMHQGSAGIGGSAVEVEVQAGDLRHTRDTVLGLISEDTGQPFDRIFTDSLHDRWFTTDQAREYGFIDHVVSDLGQVVPVRTHQLGLHSGAVA
- the speD gene encoding adenosylmethionine decarboxylase is translated as MSEAPCQTEETVGLFAGQHVLAELSGVSADLLDDEQFLKHALGEVLTQADATVLEVISKKFDPQGVTVLALLSESHASIHTYPEVGSVFVDVFTCGTRAKPALAVQLLADALGAAHVSTDLVTRGIKEHAA
- a CDS encoding SigE family RNA polymerase sigma factor produces the protein MSDRDAAFQEYFAARSDAMRGTAYLLCGDWHRAEDLVQTAFTKLYLAWRRVERHEALDAYTRQVLVRTFLSERRRGWFRFESVSDDLTDSAAPPGLYPEERMVLLEALAKVPPKQRACLVLRYWEDMSVQQTAVVLKCSEGTVKSQAARGLQTLRGLLSQQERVR